The following are encoded together in the Paenibacillus antri genome:
- a CDS encoding phosphatidylglycerophosphatase A family protein yields MPPEWILNALASRGIALERVADIVLQMQRPYNPKLVLQDCLESVLAVLEKREVQYVFITGIALDMLAEQGQLPEPLQSLMENDESLYGVDETLAMGITNVYGMIGLTSFGYLDKVKPGIIGELNDRSQGIHVFLDDLVSGLAAAASARIAHQDPNAKEYGTG; encoded by the coding sequence ATGCCGCCGGAATGGATCTTGAACGCGCTTGCCTCCCGTGGAATCGCCTTGGAGCGAGTCGCCGACATCGTGCTTCAGATGCAAAGACCGTACAACCCCAAACTCGTGCTGCAAGATTGCTTAGAGAGCGTGTTGGCGGTGTTGGAGAAGCGCGAGGTGCAATACGTGTTCATCACGGGCATCGCGCTCGATATGCTGGCGGAGCAGGGACAACTGCCCGAACCGCTTCAAAGCTTGATGGAAAACGACGAATCGCTGTACGGCGTCGACGAGACGCTCGCGATGGGCATTACGAACGTGTACGGCATGATCGGACTCACGAGCTTCGGTTATCTGGATAAAGTAAAACCCGGCATTATCGGCGAACTGAACGATCGATCGCAAGGCATCCATGTGTTTTTAGACGACCTCGTATCCGGGCTCGCGGCCGCGGCTTCGGCGCGCATCGCGCACCAGGATCCGAACGCGAAGGAGTATGGGACGGGGTAA
- a CDS encoding DNA polymerase III subunit alpha, with protein sequence MNSANSFVHLHVHSEYSLLDGAARISDLAKRAADFGMPALALTDHGVMYGAVPFYKACREAGVKPILGCEFYVAAVSMRDKSAREDNPTYHLTVLAKDLEGYRNLLRLCSAAHLEGFHYRPRIDFALLSKHAKGLIVLSGCLKGEVAQKLLAGKVDEAKATAERYKSVFGEDYFIELQDHGLLEQRKLLSQLVDISREKQIPLVATNDVHYAVREDAAVQDVLMCIGMGKTVDDPQRFKYTTDQLYLKSADEMSALFAYAPEAVANAAAIAERCNVELELGRTALPAFAPLPDGMDGPEYLKSLCVEGLRRRYADRWEDEAFKDVLRKRLRFELDTIQRMGYSDYFLITWDFIRYAHERGIMTGPGRGSSAGSLVAYALGITDVDPIKYGLLFERFLNPARVTMPDIDIDFNDERRDEVIDYVVRKYGPDRVAQIITFGTMAARAAVRDVGRAMNVPFGDVDRVAKLIPNQLGMTIAEALRLVPELKEWSERDARVGALVGMALKVEGFPRHASTHAAGVVISREPLTDVVALQEGTSQAALTQYSMEHLEALGLLKMDFLGLRTLSIIERTLGWLRESRGVVVDWREVSDEDALTYETLGRGETTGMFQLESTGMRRVLRELKPTRFEDVISVLALYRPGPMEFIPKYIAGKHGKVQIEYPHPSLEPMLRDTYGIIVYQEQIMQIASTMAGFTLGEADLLRRAVSKKKREVLDEQRAAFVAGSLRLGYTEADANAVYDMIVRFADYGFPRAHATAYAVLAFQTAYLKAHYPVEFMASMLTANMGNHRKVAEYVDECRRMGIPVLATDVNESGVLFTPTSGGAIRFGLAAVKNVGTQAIESILAARASGGPFRDFVDLCRRVDLRVCNKRVLESLVSAGACDELPGHRAQLLAVLDEAVEAASKWKKEREDLQIQLFGLSESTNWTIEMPDIRPMPRMEMLEQERELLGLYVTGHPLDQYADWYDAYDMVPIHRLQELEEGTEVVVFGMVLSVKQIVTRKGQQMAFLEVEDRVHKVEVVLFPETWKANHSLAGKGIVCALLAKVQHGDEDVKLIASQLFAMDDEALLARLRSGGAVRRLPASGGRPRYESRGGSTRGGAAGPAASAGAGARAAPPRSAGGGASKPAPPPTRTVDEGTLFLKIAPDKETPSILHRLQSTLKKHPGRSSVALFYERGARLLELNVDYRVEVTTVLTKQLERLLGEGAVKRK encoded by the coding sequence ATGAATTCCGCGAATTCCTTCGTGCATTTGCACGTTCATAGCGAATACAGCTTGCTCGACGGCGCCGCCCGGATTTCCGATCTGGCGAAGCGGGCCGCCGACTTCGGCATGCCCGCGTTGGCGCTTACGGATCACGGCGTCATGTACGGGGCGGTGCCGTTCTATAAGGCGTGCCGGGAAGCGGGCGTCAAGCCGATTCTCGGCTGCGAGTTTTACGTAGCGGCGGTGTCCATGCGCGACAAGAGCGCGCGGGAGGACAATCCGACGTACCATCTGACCGTGCTGGCGAAGGACCTGGAAGGGTACCGCAATTTGCTCCGGCTTTGTTCGGCCGCGCATCTGGAAGGCTTCCACTATCGCCCGCGGATCGACTTCGCGCTGCTATCGAAGCATGCGAAGGGCTTGATCGTGCTGAGCGGCTGTCTGAAGGGCGAGGTGGCGCAGAAGCTGTTGGCCGGCAAGGTCGACGAAGCGAAGGCGACGGCTGAGCGTTACAAGTCGGTTTTCGGCGAGGATTACTTCATTGAGTTGCAGGATCACGGGCTGTTGGAGCAGCGGAAATTGCTGTCGCAGCTTGTCGATATTTCCCGGGAAAAGCAAATCCCGCTCGTCGCGACGAACGACGTCCACTATGCCGTTCGCGAAGACGCGGCCGTGCAGGACGTGCTCATGTGCATCGGCATGGGCAAGACGGTGGACGACCCGCAGCGGTTTAAGTATACGACGGATCAGCTGTATTTGAAGAGCGCGGACGAGATGTCGGCGCTGTTCGCGTACGCGCCGGAGGCGGTCGCCAACGCGGCCGCGATCGCGGAGCGCTGCAACGTGGAGCTCGAGCTCGGGCGCACCGCCCTGCCGGCGTTCGCCCCGCTGCCCGACGGCATGGACGGCCCGGAATATTTGAAGTCGCTGTGCGTGGAAGGGCTTCGCCGCCGGTACGCGGACCGATGGGAGGACGAGGCGTTCAAGGACGTGTTGCGCAAGCGGCTGCGATTCGAGCTCGATACGATTCAGCGGATGGGGTATTCGGATTATTTCCTCATCACATGGGATTTCATCCGATACGCGCATGAGCGCGGCATTATGACGGGACCGGGGCGGGGGTCGTCGGCGGGCAGCCTCGTCGCGTATGCGCTCGGCATTACGGACGTCGATCCGATCAAGTACGGCTTGCTGTTCGAGCGGTTCCTCAACCCCGCGCGCGTGACGATGCCCGATATCGATATCGACTTCAACGACGAGCGGCGGGACGAGGTCATCGATTACGTCGTTCGGAAGTACGGCCCCGACCGCGTGGCGCAGATCATCACCTTCGGAACGATGGCGGCGCGGGCCGCGGTGCGGGACGTCGGTCGGGCGATGAACGTGCCGTTCGGCGACGTCGATCGGGTGGCGAAGCTCATTCCGAATCAACTCGGCATGACGATCGCGGAAGCGCTGCGCCTCGTGCCGGAGCTGAAGGAGTGGAGCGAGCGGGACGCACGCGTCGGCGCGTTGGTCGGCATGGCGCTCAAGGTGGAGGGTTTCCCCCGGCACGCGTCGACGCATGCCGCCGGCGTCGTCATTTCGCGGGAGCCGCTCACCGACGTGGTCGCGCTGCAGGAGGGCACGTCGCAAGCGGCGCTGACGCAGTATTCGATGGAGCATCTCGAAGCGCTCGGCTTGCTTAAGATGGATTTCCTCGGGCTCCGCACGTTGTCCATCATCGAGCGGACGCTCGGGTGGCTGCGCGAGTCACGCGGCGTCGTCGTCGATTGGCGCGAAGTGTCGGACGAAGACGCTTTGACGTATGAGACGCTCGGACGCGGCGAGACGACCGGCATGTTCCAGCTCGAGTCGACGGGCATGCGTCGCGTGCTTCGCGAGCTGAAGCCGACGCGCTTCGAAGACGTGATCTCGGTCTTGGCGCTGTACCGCCCGGGTCCGATGGAGTTTATTCCGAAATATATCGCCGGCAAGCACGGCAAGGTGCAGATCGAGTACCCGCATCCTTCGCTGGAGCCGATGCTGCGCGACACGTACGGCATTATCGTCTATCAGGAGCAGATCATGCAGATCGCTTCGACGATGGCGGGTTTTACGCTCGGCGAAGCGGATTTGCTGCGGCGCGCGGTATCGAAGAAGAAGCGCGAGGTGCTCGACGAGCAGCGCGCGGCGTTCGTAGCGGGCAGCCTGCGACTCGGCTATACCGAGGCGGACGCGAACGCGGTGTACGACATGATCGTGCGCTTCGCCGATTACGGCTTCCCGCGCGCGCACGCTACGGCGTATGCGGTGCTGGCGTTTCAGACCGCCTATTTGAAGGCGCACTACCCGGTGGAGTTTATGGCGTCGATGCTGACGGCGAACATGGGCAACCACCGGAAGGTGGCCGAATACGTGGACGAGTGCCGGCGCATGGGCATTCCGGTGCTGGCGACGGACGTGAACGAGAGCGGCGTGCTGTTTACGCCGACGTCGGGGGGCGCGATCCGGTTCGGGCTCGCCGCGGTCAAGAACGTCGGCACGCAGGCGATCGAGTCGATTCTGGCCGCTCGCGCTTCGGGCGGCCCGTTCCGCGACTTCGTCGACCTGTGCCGACGCGTCGACCTGAGGGTATGCAACAAGCGGGTGCTCGAGTCGCTCGTATCGGCAGGCGCCTGCGACGAGCTGCCCGGCCATCGGGCGCAGCTGCTCGCGGTGCTGGACGAAGCGGTCGAAGCAGCGTCGAAGTGGAAGAAGGAACGCGAAGACTTGCAAATTCAGCTGTTCGGCCTGTCGGAGAGCACGAACTGGACGATCGAGATGCCGGACATCCGGCCGATGCCTCGGATGGAGATGCTCGAGCAGGAGCGGGAGCTGCTGGGGCTGTACGTCACGGGGCACCCGCTCGATCAGTACGCCGATTGGTACGACGCGTACGACATGGTGCCGATCCACCGGCTGCAGGAGCTGGAGGAGGGGACGGAGGTCGTCGTCTTCGGGATGGTGCTGTCCGTGAAGCAGATCGTGACGCGCAAAGGTCAGCAGATGGCGTTCCTCGAGGTGGAGGACCGCGTCCATAAGGTCGAGGTCGTGTTGTTCCCCGAGACGTGGAAAGCGAACCATTCGCTCGCGGGGAAGGGGATCGTCTGCGCGCTGCTCGCGAAGGTGCAGCACGGCGACGAAGACGTGAAGCTGATCGCGTCGCAGCTGTTCGCGATGGACGACGAGGCGCTGCTGGCTCGGCTCCGAAGCGGCGGCGCGGTGCGGCGGCTGCCGGCCAGCGGCGGTCGGCCGCGGTACGAAAGCCGCGGTGGATCCACGCGCGGCGGTGCGGCGGGCCCGGCCGCGAGTGCGGGTGCTGGGGCCAGGGCTGCCCCCCCGCGCTCCGCCGGAGGGGGCGCCTCGAAGCCGGCGCCGCCGCCGACGCGTACGGTGGATGAGGGCACGTTGTTTCTGAAGATCGCGCCCGACAAGGAGACGCCGAGCATCCTGCATCGACTGCAGTCGACGCTGAAGAAGCATCCGGGGCGCTCGAGCGTGGCGCTGTTCTACGAACGGGGCGCTCGATTGCTGGAGCTGAACGTCGACTACCGCGTCGAGGTGACGACCGTGCTGACGAAGCAGCTGGAGCGGCTTCTCGGCGAAGGCGCGGTGAAGCGGAAGTAA
- a CDS encoding YtrH family sporulation protein, with the protein MAVSEFLSKAIQDFFVAFGVVFGASLLAGMSSIVTMQPPGPAETMRQLSENLKIWAVVVAIGGSIDPIRFIEHSVSAGYFSPAAKQILLILCAFLGAHSGTELIRWIVAPR; encoded by the coding sequence ATGGCGGTATCCGAATTTTTGTCGAAGGCGATTCAAGATTTCTTCGTGGCGTTCGGGGTCGTGTTCGGCGCGTCGCTGCTCGCCGGCATGAGCTCCATCGTCACGATGCAGCCCCCCGGCCCGGCGGAGACGATGCGCCAGCTATCCGAAAATTTAAAGATCTGGGCGGTCGTCGTCGCCATCGGCGGCTCGATCGATCCGATCCGATTCATCGAACATTCGGTGTCCGCGGGGTACTTCTCCCCGGCGGCGAAACAAATTTTATTGATCCTGTGCGCGTTCCTCGGCGCCCATTCCGGCACCGAGCTCATTCGCTGGATCGTCGCGCCGAGGTAG
- a CDS encoding YtpI family protein: MLYVFYAAIAAACVLSVVFSFRSRRSTDPKSRGLNAALMNLSMGALLILASLVQVVLFEPDTVRIIVGAMFLLVGLFNLFAGFRNYGRFSRMQ, encoded by the coding sequence ATGTTATACGTATTCTACGCGGCGATCGCGGCCGCTTGCGTGCTGTCCGTCGTGTTCAGCTTCCGCTCCCGCCGATCGACCGATCCGAAGTCCCGCGGCTTGAACGCGGCGCTTATGAACCTATCGATGGGCGCGCTGCTCATCCTCGCTTCGCTCGTTCAAGTCGTCCTGTTCGAGCCGGATACGGTCCGCATTATCGTCGGCGCGATGTTCCTGCTCGTCGGCCTGTTCAATCTGTTCGCGGGCTTCCGCAATTACGGCCGATTCTCCCGGATGCAGTAG
- a CDS encoding DRTGG domain-containing protein, whose translation MELTPQETITKHEQILRYIGALAVGSKISVRKIAKDVGVSEGTAYRAIKDAEASGLVATKERIGTVRIEPKARNNIDKLTFAEVVNIVDGAVLGGAEGLDKTLGKFVIGAMQLEAMVKYIDAGSLLIVGNRERAHATALELGAGVLITGGFGASPAVRKQADELALPIISSSYDTFTVASLINRAIYDRLIKKKILLVEDIMTPSGETDMLKGNMTVSDWNATVERTGHSRFPVVDEYHRLIGMVTSKDVVGAAPEERIDKVMTKNPITVGARTSVASAAHMMVWEGIEQLPVTDSARKLLGIISRQDVLKGMQFIQKQPQIGETIEDLILASFEEEREADGRIAFRGTITPQMTSSFGTVSEGVLTTLMSQASFRAIKLVKKGDLVLDSMSTFFLKPLQIDNEIVIRPQLIELSRKFGKVDVEVHHGASLVAKAILTAQLIDQM comes from the coding sequence ATGGAATTGACGCCGCAAGAAACGATTACGAAGCACGAACAGATTTTACGATATATCGGGGCGCTCGCGGTGGGCAGCAAAATCTCGGTTCGGAAAATCGCGAAGGACGTCGGCGTCAGCGAAGGCACCGCGTACCGGGCGATCAAGGACGCCGAGGCGTCGGGCCTCGTCGCGACGAAGGAGCGGATCGGCACCGTCCGGATCGAACCGAAGGCGCGCAACAACATCGACAAGCTGACGTTCGCGGAGGTCGTGAACATCGTGGACGGCGCGGTGCTCGGCGGAGCGGAGGGGCTCGACAAGACGCTCGGCAAGTTCGTCATCGGCGCGATGCAGCTCGAAGCGATGGTGAAATACATCGACGCGGGCAGCCTGCTCATCGTCGGCAACCGGGAGCGGGCGCATGCGACGGCGCTGGAGCTCGGCGCGGGCGTGCTCATCACCGGCGGCTTCGGCGCGAGCCCCGCGGTGCGCAAGCAAGCGGACGAGCTGGCGCTGCCGATCATCTCGAGCTCGTACGACACATTCACGGTCGCGTCGCTCATCAACCGGGCGATTTACGATCGCCTCATTAAGAAGAAAATTTTGCTCGTCGAGGACATCATGACGCCGAGCGGCGAGACCGATATGCTGAAAGGCAACATGACCGTGTCGGATTGGAACGCCACCGTGGAGCGGACCGGACATAGCCGGTTTCCCGTCGTGGACGAGTACCATCGCTTGATCGGCATGGTTACGTCGAAGGACGTCGTCGGAGCGGCTCCCGAGGAGCGGATCGACAAGGTCATGACCAAAAATCCGATCACGGTCGGCGCGCGCACGTCGGTGGCGTCGGCCGCGCACATGATGGTGTGGGAAGGCATCGAGCAGCTGCCGGTGACGGACAGCGCCCGGAAGCTGCTGGGCATCATCTCGAGGCAGGACGTGCTGAAGGGAATGCAGTTCATTCAGAAGCAGCCGCAAATCGGCGAGACGATCGAGGATTTGATTCTGGCGTCGTTCGAGGAGGAGCGGGAAGCGGACGGCAGGATCGCCTTCCGGGGGACGATTACGCCGCAGATGACGTCGTCGTTCGGCACGGTGTCCGAAGGGGTGTTGACGACGCTCATGTCGCAGGCGTCGTTCCGCGCGATCAAGCTGGTGAAGAAGGGCGACCTCGTGCTCGACAGCATGTCGACGTTCTTCCTGAAGCCGCTTCAGATCGACAACGAGATCGTCATTCGTCCGCAGCTGATCGAGCTGAGCCGGAAGTTCGGCAAGGTCGACGTCGAGGTGCACCACGGCGCGTCGCTCGTCGCGAAGGCGATTCTGACGGCGCAATTGATCGACCAGATGTAG
- a CDS encoding ADP-ribosylglycohydrolase family protein, whose protein sequence is MARVPMLAALLKDELIQRRQEGCDVEGFSARIEAAGEDDRELMDVYEALTALPIQEGFEFREPNDLEAIRAERPDGPRLLPRSMTEAQWRDKFLGAWLGRCAGCALGKPLERGPFMGGGGGRPGWENVRLWFEGADAWPIRGYTPSDSDARVRYGLEVNPDSKSLREVIRFMESDDDIRYTVLGLLLLERKGSSFGSRDVGELWLEMLPLGQVYTAETQAYVNFASIWYRESREPAYWEEKREWVRTHLNPYREWIGAQIRADGFAYGAAGHPELAAEFAWRDASFSHVKNGIYGEMFAAAMIAAAFVESDMERVVEIGLSEIPRDSRLARDVLQAVDIARSSATQLELVERVWAAFEHYHPVHTNNNAALVAASLVFAKGDYETAIATAVLGGWDTDCNGATVGSIMGASLGAGRLPSAWIEPLNDTLYSEVKDFHPIAISACADRSFSVFRALNPSAAIL, encoded by the coding sequence ATGGCGCGAGTTCCGATGTTGGCGGCGCTCTTGAAGGACGAGTTGATCCAGCGGAGGCAGGAAGGCTGCGACGTAGAAGGCTTCTCGGCGCGCATCGAAGCGGCCGGGGAAGACGACCGGGAATTAATGGACGTCTACGAAGCGCTGACGGCGCTGCCGATCCAGGAAGGGTTCGAGTTCCGCGAGCCGAACGATCTGGAGGCGATCCGCGCCGAGCGGCCGGACGGCCCCCGCCTGCTGCCCCGGTCGATGACCGAGGCGCAATGGCGCGACAAATTTCTCGGCGCGTGGCTCGGGCGCTGCGCGGGCTGCGCCCTCGGCAAGCCGCTCGAGCGGGGACCGTTCATGGGCGGCGGCGGCGGCCGGCCGGGGTGGGAAAACGTCCGCTTATGGTTCGAGGGCGCGGACGCTTGGCCGATCCGGGGGTACACGCCGAGCGACTCCGACGCGAGGGTGCGGTACGGCCTAGAGGTGAATCCGGACAGCAAGAGCTTACGGGAAGTCATCCGGTTCATGGAGTCGGACGACGATATACGGTACACGGTGCTGGGATTATTGCTGTTGGAGCGCAAGGGATCGTCGTTCGGCTCGCGGGACGTCGGCGAGCTGTGGCTGGAGATGCTTCCGCTCGGGCAAGTGTATACGGCGGAGACGCAGGCGTATGTTAACTTCGCTTCGATCTGGTATCGCGAATCGCGGGAGCCGGCCTATTGGGAGGAGAAGCGGGAGTGGGTGCGTACGCACTTGAACCCGTACCGGGAGTGGATCGGCGCGCAAATCCGCGCCGACGGGTTCGCGTACGGCGCCGCCGGCCATCCGGAACTGGCCGCCGAGTTCGCGTGGCGCGACGCGTCGTTCTCCCACGTGAAGAACGGCATCTACGGCGAGATGTTCGCCGCCGCCATGATCGCGGCCGCCTTCGTCGAGTCGGATATGGAGAGAGTCGTCGAGATCGGCCTCAGCGAAATTCCGCGCGACAGCCGGCTGGCGCGCGACGTCCTGCAGGCGGTCGACATCGCCCGCTCGTCCGCCACGCAGCTCGAGCTCGTCGAACGGGTATGGGCCGCGTTCGAACATTACCATCCCGTGCATACGAATAATAACGCGGCGCTGGTCGCGGCGTCGCTCGTGTTCGCCAAGGGGGACTACGAGACGGCGATCGCGACCGCGGTGTTGGGCGGCTGGGATACGGATTGCAACGGCGCCACGGTCGGCTCGATCATGGGCGCTTCGCTCGGCGCCGGCCGGCTGCCGAGCGCATGGATCGAGCCGCTGAACGATACGTTGTACTCCGAGGTGAAAGACTTCCACCCGATCGCGATTTCGGCGTGCGCCGATCGCAGCTTCTCGGTGTTCCGCGCGCTGAATCCGAGCGCTGCCATTCTGTAA
- a CDS encoding AraC family transcriptional regulator, translating into MRLKITYEHPEVPVNAFLWTPKARLEPLHVHTSLEIGLCVSGGGWFYFGEKRYRAEPGDIFVVNNQELHIAQSDEAEPSTYIFLNFDPNYLLAEDVRLLLPFAYSPGRFRNHIPGDDPLAGRLAPLIRTVWEELRDRREGCGSMVKSALLQLSVLLLRRESEPVAQEHWRRLVRDFAKIRPVLAFLEERFRDPLDLRSVAERLELGVSASRLSHAFKDATGKTFKDYLQRLRLNEAKRLLMTTDQDVLDVCFASGFQSAATFYRAFQAEAGMSPSAFRERHRVSAIFENSGP; encoded by the coding sequence ATGCGCCTTAAGATCACTTACGAGCATCCGGAAGTGCCGGTGAACGCCTTCCTGTGGACGCCGAAGGCGAGACTCGAGCCGCTGCACGTGCATACGAGTCTGGAGATCGGGCTTTGCGTGTCCGGGGGAGGCTGGTTTTATTTCGGCGAGAAGCGGTATCGCGCCGAACCCGGCGACATCTTCGTCGTGAACAATCAGGAGCTGCATATCGCCCAATCGGACGAAGCCGAGCCGAGCACGTACATTTTCCTGAATTTCGACCCGAACTATTTGCTGGCGGAGGACGTGAGGCTGCTGCTTCCGTTCGCGTACTCCCCCGGCCGGTTTCGAAATCATATCCCGGGCGACGATCCTTTGGCGGGAAGGCTCGCTCCGCTCATCCGCACCGTATGGGAGGAGCTTCGGGATCGGCGGGAGGGCTGCGGGAGCATGGTCAAGAGCGCGCTGCTGCAGCTGTCCGTGCTGCTGCTGCGCCGCGAATCGGAGCCCGTCGCCCAGGAGCACTGGCGGCGGCTCGTCCGAGACTTCGCCAAGATTCGGCCGGTGCTCGCGTTCCTGGAGGAACGGTTCCGGGATCCGCTCGACTTAAGGAGCGTCGCCGAACGGCTCGAGCTCGGCGTGAGCGCCTCGAGGCTGAGCCATGCGTTCAAGGACGCGACGGGGAAGACGTTCAAGGACTACTTGCAGCGGCTGCGATTGAACGAAGCGAAGCGGCTGCTGATGACGACGGACCAGGATGTTCTCGACGTCTGCTTCGCGAGCGGCTTCCAGAGCGCGGCGACGTTCTATCGCGCGTTCCAAGCCGAAGCCGGCATGTCGCCGTCCGCCTTCCGGGAGCGGCATCGGGTTTCCGCAATTTTTGAGAATTCGGGGCCGTGA
- a CDS encoding MBL fold metallo-hydrolase, protein MKLTFLGTGAAEGVPSPFCDCETCAYARSRGGKNVRRRQSALVNDDLLIDMGPDLFASCAALGLSLTKVPYALVTHSHMDHFDPGNLSLRGKAFRLATELPELTMVAGPSVWTKWDAGGSDRAAEIRRVPVLPGRTVELGPYTVRAIEAAHHLKVGDAMNYIVSDGASSLLYASDSGYYADAAWEELEGRALDAVVLEGTIWRHPAGKEHLNEGDFRRMLEKLRSVGAVTERTRIVATHFSHQGAYPHDELEGKVAALGALCAYDGLVVEW, encoded by the coding sequence ATGAAGCTGACCTTCCTTGGAACCGGGGCCGCCGAAGGCGTCCCCTCCCCGTTCTGCGATTGCGAGACGTGCGCCTACGCCCGCTCGCGCGGAGGCAAGAACGTACGAAGACGGCAAAGCGCGCTGGTCAACGACGATCTATTGATCGATATGGGGCCGGACCTGTTCGCCTCGTGCGCGGCGCTCGGACTGTCCCTTACGAAGGTCCCTTACGCGCTCGTCACGCACAGCCATATGGACCATTTCGATCCCGGGAACCTCTCTTTGCGAGGCAAGGCGTTCCGTCTCGCGACCGAACTGCCCGAGCTGACGATGGTCGCCGGGCCGTCGGTCTGGACGAAGTGGGACGCCGGCGGCAGCGACCGCGCCGCGGAAATCCGTCGCGTGCCGGTCTTGCCCGGCCGCACCGTCGAACTGGGGCCGTACACGGTACGCGCGATCGAGGCGGCGCATCACCTGAAGGTCGGCGACGCGATGAACTATATCGTCAGCGACGGCGCTTCCTCGCTTCTGTACGCGTCCGACAGCGGCTACTACGCCGATGCGGCATGGGAAGAGCTCGAGGGCCGCGCGTTGGACGCCGTCGTCCTGGAAGGCACGATCTGGCGGCATCCGGCGGGCAAGGAGCATCTGAACGAAGGCGATTTCCGCAGGATGCTGGAGAAGCTGCGGAGCGTCGGCGCCGTCACCGAGCGGACGCGCATCGTCGCGACCCACTTCTCGCATCAAGGCGCCTATCCGCATGACGAGCTCGAAGGCAAGGTCGCGGCGCTCGGCGCGTTGTGCGCTTACGACGGTCTCGTCGTCGAATGGTAA